One Triticum dicoccoides isolate Atlit2015 ecotype Zavitan chromosome 5B, WEW_v2.0, whole genome shotgun sequence genomic window carries:
- the LOC119307932 gene encoding zinc finger CCCH domain-containing protein 67-like, with protein sequence MGEASEYDGVDVAAVSARLLELVADDDVTALVDLLAAHPLLADEPAPWYSPARGAEPMTPLMVAAAYGSLACLDALLSPPHLADPNRASASSLSTPLHLAAAGGAPSAPTTVSRLLAAGADPTLLDHLHRRPSDLVALPPNSLPLKNHILSLLGARKEWPPDPSLPDIKNGAYASDDFRMYSFKVRACSRAYSHDWTECPFVHPGENARRRDPRKYHYSCVPCPEFKKGAGCRRGDMCEYAHGVFESWLHPAQYRTRLCKDGVGCARRVCFFAHTPEELRPLYVSTGSAVPSPRGAMEMAAMGMGLSSPGSSFTPPLSPSGGGSGMAWPQPNLPALCLPGSAGNLHLSRLRTSLSARAMAVDELLASGDYDNHLGSPASVRSARGKALVPSNLDELFSAEMAASHSPRYADQGGAAFSPTHKAAFLNQFQQHQSLLSPRAAATPEPVSPMSSRLLAALAQREKMQQQTLRSMSSRDLGSSAPLLVGSPVVGSSWSKWGLPSGTPDWGADNDELGRLKRSSSFDLRSGANTDEPDLSWVNTLVKEPTPEKSSTNGTMATESIGILGRSASHHESIAGDDSAILGRTANHREGIIDGEEDAATGVIGGWLEQLQLDEMVV encoded by the coding sequence ATGGGGGAGGCCTCCGAGTATGACGGGGTGGATGTGGCGGCTGTATCGGCGAGGTTGCTGGAGCTGGTGGCCGACGACGACGTGACGGCGCTCGTCGACCTTCTCGCCGCGCACCCGCTCCTCGCGGATGAGCCGGCGCCGTGGTACTCTCCGGCGCGGGGCGCGGAGCCCATGACGCCGCTCATGGTCGCCGCCGCGTACGGGTCCCTGGCTTGCCTCGACGCCCTCCTCTCGCCGCCCCACCTCGCCGACCCCAACCGCGCATCCGCCTCCTCGCTCTCCACCCCGCTCCACCTCGCCGCCGCGGGCGGCGCTCCATCCGCACCCACCACCGTTTCCCGCCTCCTCGCTGCCGGCGCCGACCCTACCCTCCTTGACCATCTCCACCGCCGGCCGTCAGACCTCGTCGCGCTGCCGCCAAACTCGTTGCCCCTCAAGAACCACATCCTCTCACTCCTTGGCGCCCGGAAGGAGTGGCCACCGGACCCCTCACTCCCGGACATCAAGAACGGCGCATACGCTTCCGACGACTTCCGCATGTATTCCTTCAAGGTCCGCGCGTGCTCCAGGGCCTACTCCCACGACTGGACGGAGTGCCCCTTCGTCCACCCAGGAGAGAACGCGCGGCGGAGGGATCCGAGGAAGTACCACTACAGCTGCGTGCCGTGCCCGGAGTTCAAGAAGGGCGCCGGGTGCAGGAGAGGGGACATGTGCGAGTATGCGCACGGGGTGTTCGAGAGCTGGCTCCACCCGGCGCAGTACCGGACGCGGCTCTGCAAGGACGGCGTCGGCTGCGCGCGCCGCGTCTGCTTCTTCGCTCACACGCCGGAGGAGCTCCGGCCGCTGTACGTGTCCACAGGCTCGGCCGTGCCGTCGCCCCGCGGGGCGATGGAGATGGCCGCCATGGGGATGGGGCTGTCATCTCCGGGATCTTCGTTCACGCCGCCGCTGTCGCCGTCCGGTGGAGGGAGTGGCATGGCGTGGCCGCAGCCTAACTTGCCGGCGCTGTGCCTCCCCGGGAGCGCAGGGAACTTGCACCTGAGCCGGCTGCGCACCTCGCTGAGCGCGAGGGCCATGGCGGTCGACGAGCTTCTGGCCTCGGGGGACTATGACAACCACCTTGGATCGCCTGCCTCTGTGCGGTCGGCGAGGGGGAAGGCGCTTGTGCCGTCAAATCTGGACGAACTGTTCTCGGCGGAGATGGCGGCCTCCCACTCGCCGCGGTACGCCGACCAGGGCGGCGCTGCGTTCTCGCCGACGCACAAGGCCGCCTTCCTGAACCAGTTCCAGCAGCATCAGAGCTTGCTCTCGCCACGGGCTGCGGCCACCCCAGAGCCTGTCTCACCAATGAGCTCCCGGCTGCTCGCTGCGTTGGCGCAGCGGGAGAAGATGCAGCAGCAGACACTGCGAAGCATGAGCTCAAGAGACCTGGGCTCCAGCGCCCCGCTCCTGGTCGGCTCACCGGTGGTGGGCTCTAGCTGGTCCAAATGGGGCCTCCCCTCGGGCACCCCAGATTGGGGCGCTGACAACGACGAGCTTGGCCGTCTCAAGCGGTCCTCGTCGTTTGATCTCCGGTCTGGGGCCAACACCGATGAGCCTGACCTCTCATGGGTCAATACCTTAGTAAAGGAGCCCACGCCGGAGAAATCATCAACCAACGGGACCATGGCAACAGAGTCTATTGGCATCTTGGGCCGATCAGCAAGCCACCACGAGAGCATTGCCGGTGATGACAGTGCCATCTTGGGTCGAACAGCGAACCACCGTGAGGGCATCATCGACGGTGAGGAGGACGCCGCCACTGGTGTCATCGGTGGGTGGCTCGAACAGCTCCAGCTCGATGAGATGGTAGTTTAG